A stretch of the uncultured Trichococcus sp. genome encodes the following:
- a CDS encoding ABC transporter permease gives MEKPVNKSSGENHIESADFLGLMKKIKKWDWLSIVPYLGLVLILIVFSFTSNGNLFGAYNVSIVVQQTVALAIVCLGGVFVYSMGNLDISIGATIGLCTLIQAIVLNATGNLLLAFMAALLLALSFGLINGAVSSWLGLPSVITSLFLMFIGTGVQTIITLKTNTIRTSFDFSFWKNMYVQIGALVIMFSVVYYLFNYTRLGKYTSSIGANLEFAKQSGVNVFRNKIYAYLIMGTCVAIASLFILARSGSSSRVTGAGYHMDVMVALILGGMPLSGGMKSKVSAALIGSFSYILLTNGLTLSGVAASNVPLVKALIFAVIVIITSRKKGVVLPR, from the coding sequence ATGGAAAAACCAGTAAATAAATCGAGTGGAGAAAATCATATCGAATCGGCGGATTTTCTTGGTCTGATGAAAAAAATCAAAAAGTGGGATTGGCTAAGTATTGTTCCTTACTTAGGCTTAGTATTAATCCTGATCGTTTTTAGCTTTACTTCCAATGGGAACCTGTTTGGAGCTTATAACGTCAGCATTGTGGTCCAACAAACGGTGGCTTTGGCTATTGTATGTCTGGGAGGAGTATTTGTATACTCAATGGGAAATTTGGACATCTCGATTGGAGCCACAATCGGTCTCTGCACACTGATTCAAGCGATTGTTTTAAATGCCACAGGAAATCTTTTGCTAGCGTTTATGGCCGCATTGCTCTTAGCGCTGTCTTTTGGATTAATCAATGGGGCGGTGAGTTCTTGGTTAGGTCTCCCTTCTGTCATCACTAGTTTGTTCCTGATGTTTATCGGAACAGGCGTTCAAACGATTATAACTCTGAAAACTAATACAATCAGAACCAGCTTTGATTTTTCATTCTGGAAAAACATGTATGTTCAAATTGGAGCATTGGTAATTATGTTTTCTGTCGTGTATTACTTATTCAATTATACGCGTCTGGGTAAATATACAAGTAGTATTGGTGCAAACTTGGAATTTGCCAAACAAAGTGGTGTGAATGTATTCAGAAACAAAATATATGCGTATCTCATCATGGGAACCTGCGTAGCGATAGCGAGCCTGTTCATTTTAGCCCGGTCGGGAAGCTCTTCCCGTGTCACGGGTGCAGGGTATCATATGGATGTTATGGTGGCGTTGATCCTCGGCGGAATGCCTTTGTCAGGAGGAATGAAGAGTAAAGTCAGTGCTGCTCTGATCGGTTCATTTTCCTATATTCTTTTGACAAATGGGCTTACGCTATCCGGGGTTGCTGCAAGTAATGTTCCGCTGGTAAAGGCATTGATTTTTGCGGTCATCGTGATCATAACCAGCCGCAAGAAAGGAGTCGTGTTACCTAGATAA
- a CDS encoding glycoside hydrolase family 2 TIM barrel-domain containing protein encodes MRNTYSLNEGWIFKKRDFSLEKTIPKSVLEERINLPHTWNNEVNNSREEFSYQRTITLSENHRDDNLYLEFLGANSVCKVYLNDLFVGEHRGGYSAFRFDITELYDWDKENVVTVFVDNSQTKDVSPLNGDFTIYGGLYRPVNLICVGKEHFSLDFWGTDGVIIRSEVKEDKSGVVNLEVHTVCAPDAAVNITILDEGDHIIYSETIPSDQKNVVIELDGPNLWEGQESPYLYTLEATLQKNGTAVDQVKKTFGFRRCSLTPDRGFFLNDKHLRINGVAKHQDFEEVGNAVRNEHIEKDFEIIREIGANAIRLSHYQHSQSVYDLCDKEGYVVWAEIPMMSLPDREGVLENAADQLTELILQNCHHPSICFWGIQNEIAMDGESIAMYQAVNTLNDRVRELLPTALTASANMNEVKNNSPLNFITDMMGYNLYFGWYYDSMQDLNAWIENFHTENPQVSLGISEYGADSNLAFHSDTPKVKDYSEEFQAIYHEQTYPIIKVKPYMWGSFVWNMFDFGSSVRNEGGTKGKNCKGLVSFDRNTKKDAFYYYKANWSQEPFIHICEKRFINRDKDRIDIKIYSNLKQVSLIVNETDMGTVAGETVFSFENVLLQPGENKVRAYSDSHEDSAVFRKVDAPDQSYIFVDPNPEINVKNWFTQERGEVDLFPSNAYSVLDTLGTLMENEEAWNVVKESAPDIAERSVPGAPVTLLWVANKMKNYFSEEAVKEINNKLIKITKS; translated from the coding sequence ATGCGGAACACTTATTCATTAAATGAGGGCTGGATATTTAAGAAAAGAGATTTCAGCTTAGAAAAAACAATACCCAAATCTGTATTGGAAGAGCGGATAAATTTACCGCATACATGGAACAATGAGGTAAATAATAGCAGGGAAGAGTTTTCCTATCAGAGAACAATCACTCTCTCAGAAAATCATAGGGACGATAATCTGTATTTAGAATTTTTAGGTGCGAATAGTGTATGCAAAGTCTATTTGAATGACCTATTTGTAGGAGAACATCGCGGGGGGTATTCGGCCTTTCGATTTGATATTACGGAATTGTATGATTGGGATAAGGAAAATGTAGTCACTGTGTTTGTGGATAATAGTCAAACGAAGGATGTGTCCCCTCTTAATGGGGACTTTACAATATACGGGGGCCTGTACAGACCTGTAAATCTGATTTGCGTTGGTAAAGAGCATTTCTCTTTAGATTTTTGGGGAACAGATGGCGTCATCATCAGGAGTGAAGTCAAAGAGGACAAATCAGGTGTCGTCAATTTAGAGGTACATACAGTTTGCGCACCAGATGCTGCAGTAAACATAACGATACTGGATGAAGGAGATCATATCATTTATTCGGAAACGATCCCATCGGACCAAAAAAATGTTGTCATTGAGCTGGATGGACCGAACCTTTGGGAAGGTCAAGAAAGCCCGTATTTATATACTTTAGAAGCAACCTTGCAGAAGAATGGAACGGCTGTCGATCAAGTCAAGAAAACATTCGGCTTCAGAAGGTGCAGCTTAACCCCTGATCGTGGCTTCTTTTTGAATGATAAACACTTGCGGATAAATGGCGTTGCCAAACATCAAGATTTTGAAGAGGTCGGGAATGCCGTTAGGAACGAACACATCGAAAAGGATTTTGAGATCATAAGAGAGATTGGCGCCAATGCAATCCGGCTTTCTCATTATCAGCATAGTCAATCTGTTTATGATTTGTGCGATAAAGAAGGATATGTGGTTTGGGCTGAGATACCGATGATGTCCTTGCCGGATAGGGAAGGCGTATTGGAGAATGCGGCCGACCAATTAACCGAGCTGATCCTACAAAACTGTCACCATCCTTCGATATGTTTCTGGGGTATTCAAAATGAAATTGCCATGGACGGAGAATCCATTGCAATGTACCAAGCAGTAAATACTTTGAATGACCGTGTGCGGGAATTACTGCCCACTGCCTTAACGGCCAGTGCAAATATGAATGAAGTCAAAAACAACAGTCCATTAAACTTTATTACTGACATGATGGGGTATAATTTATACTTTGGTTGGTATTATGACAGCATGCAAGACTTGAATGCTTGGATTGAAAATTTCCACACAGAAAATCCGCAAGTTTCGTTGGGTATTTCTGAATACGGGGCCGATTCTAATCTGGCTTTCCACTCTGATACTCCAAAAGTGAAGGACTACAGTGAAGAGTTTCAAGCAATCTACCATGAACAAACCTATCCCATCATCAAGGTAAAGCCCTATATGTGGGGAAGTTTTGTTTGGAACATGTTTGATTTTGGAAGTAGCGTCAGAAACGAAGGCGGCACGAAAGGGAAAAACTGCAAGGGGTTAGTCAGCTTTGATCGTAATACTAAGAAAGATGCTTTTTACTATTACAAAGCGAACTGGTCTCAGGAACCCTTTATTCATATATGCGAAAAACGTTTTATTAATAGGGACAAAGATAGGATTGACATCAAGATATATTCGAACCTGAAACAAGTTTCTTTAATAGTCAATGAAACAGATATGGGGACCGTTGCGGGTGAAACCGTATTTTCATTTGAAAATGTTCTTTTACAGCCGGGAGAGAATAAAGTCAGGGCGTATTCCGATAGTCACGAAGACAGTGCAGTCTTCAGGAAGGTTGACGCTCCAGATCAATCTTATATTTTTGTAGATCCGAATCCTGAGATAAATGTCAAAAACTGGTTTACACAAGAACGCGGTGAGGTTGACCTTTTCCCGAGCAATGCTTATTCGGTCCTGGACACATTAGGGACTTTAATGGAAAATGAAGAGGCGTGGAATGTAGTTAAAGAATCAGCACCAGACATCGCAGAACGCTCTGTGCCTGGCGCGCCTGTCACCTTGCTATGGGTTGCGAACAAGATGAAGAATTACTTCTCTGAAGAAGCGGTTAAAGAGATCAATAATAAATTGATAAAAATTACGAAAAGCTGA
- a CDS encoding sugar ABC transporter ATP-binding protein: MSIQGEILLKVKNMFKSFGPTIALKDVNLTIKRGQIHGLVGENGSGKSTVTSIASGLQDCDSGEMIYLGKSWHPESMIYAREQGMSMILQEANTISDVTVAENLFAGKEAEFTNLGMVSKKKMVQAADELLQKFGVEHIKGGDSINRYSFEDRKLIEICRAVTDDTQLLVVDETTTALSHIGRALIYKLINKMAAEGKAVIFISHDMDEIIEVCNILTVLRDGNIIGTLEKEDMDPKKIRYMMVGREIGEAYYRDDYDPSHSGEVVLEFKNASFNEIKNFNLKLHKGQILGLGGLSGSGMRDVGRAAFGLERLKEGAIECKGNPIEGIMSAIDNNMGYISKNRDREALIGEGSIRDNIIMPSIRGLSGKMMYLSKKASTKVAQHQIDAFSIKCNNENQYVSTLSGGNKQKVSFAKWMAKDSDIFIMDCPTRGVDIGVKQFMYQLISQMKADNKAILMISEELPELIGMCDQIIIMKDNEVSANITRDKDLKQTDIIEYII, from the coding sequence ATGTCCATACAAGGAGAAATATTGCTGAAAGTTAAAAATATGTTTAAAAGCTTTGGGCCTACGATTGCCTTAAAAGATGTAAATCTGACTATAAAAAGAGGCCAAATCCATGGTCTAGTCGGTGAAAATGGAAGCGGTAAGAGCACCGTGACCAGTATTGCATCCGGATTGCAGGATTGCGATAGCGGGGAAATGATTTATCTTGGGAAATCATGGCATCCGGAAAGTATGATTTATGCACGCGAGCAAGGCATGAGCATGATCCTTCAGGAAGCAAATACGATCAGTGATGTGACTGTTGCAGAGAATTTATTTGCGGGAAAAGAAGCGGAATTCACTAACTTGGGTATGGTGTCCAAAAAGAAAATGGTTCAAGCGGCTGATGAACTCCTGCAAAAATTTGGTGTCGAGCACATCAAGGGCGGTGACAGCATAAACAGATACAGCTTTGAAGACCGAAAACTGATTGAAATATGCCGTGCGGTAACGGATGATACACAGCTGTTAGTTGTTGATGAAACAACTACAGCCTTAAGCCATATCGGGAGAGCGTTAATCTACAAGCTCATCAACAAAATGGCGGCTGAAGGAAAAGCGGTCATATTCATCAGTCACGATATGGATGAAATCATTGAAGTATGCAATATTTTGACGGTATTGAGGGACGGAAACATCATAGGGACGTTAGAAAAAGAAGATATGGATCCCAAAAAAATCCGTTATATGATGGTAGGGCGTGAAATTGGAGAAGCTTACTACAGAGACGACTACGATCCATCCCACTCCGGTGAAGTTGTATTGGAATTTAAGAATGCATCCTTTAATGAAATAAAAAACTTTAATCTGAAATTGCATAAGGGTCAAATCTTAGGCCTGGGCGGATTATCCGGCAGCGGCATGCGTGATGTAGGGAGAGCAGCTTTTGGATTGGAAAGGCTGAAAGAGGGTGCCATCGAATGTAAAGGAAACCCTATCGAAGGTATTATGTCCGCAATCGACAATAATATGGGCTACATCTCAAAAAATCGCGATCGGGAAGCGCTGATTGGTGAAGGCTCAATCCGAGATAACATCATTATGCCAAGTATTCGGGGACTGTCCGGAAAGATGATGTATTTATCAAAAAAAGCATCCACAAAAGTTGCCCAACACCAAATTGATGCTTTCAGCATAAAATGCAACAACGAGAACCAATACGTTTCAACTTTATCTGGCGGTAACAAGCAAAAGGTTTCCTTCGCAAAATGGATGGCAAAAGACAGTGACATCTTCATCATGGATTGCCCGACTCGCGGAGTGGATATTGGTGTTAAACAATTTATGTATCAATTGATTAGCCAAATGAAAGCGGATAATAAGGCGATATTGATGATCAGTGAAGAATTGCCGGAGCTGATCGGAATGTGCGATCAGATCATAATCATGAAAGACAATGAAGTCAGCGCCAACATTACACGGGATAAGGATCTGAAACAGACAGATATCATTGAGTACATCATTTAA
- a CDS encoding substrate-binding domain-containing protein produces the protein MKKMIKLLMSATMLLGLAACGGAGEQQGSDSTAAGNSTAEEASFDYADVKIGVLGHMQSGETLDALTVYMDALSEEVGFSYEYVVGSSYDEQTNITAVQNLIASGVDGIILAIDSGTPAILQECEAAGVFLSAFITDMDSSFDELKSSDYYLGNVNDGLYDTSSIGEKAAELVIEDGNTTVGIVTFPLLYFPQKSAAIQAFTETIESHNDTATEPIEIYETQELSFSALEDTYFNNYPELDSIFSLASGFVHPTMVSADKTDVDLYTTGFKKDDLDAFENGEMRMMTLSNVEVVALPVAMILNAVAEKPFADQPEEAERIDTSVVFVTNDEELTALEEKCFYFTADIDQSFISPEDFTQYLTAYNPDASYEELKEVLVNMSMEDLMAK, from the coding sequence ATGAAAAAAATGATAAAACTACTTATGAGTGCAACAATGTTATTAGGCTTGGCAGCGTGTGGTGGAGCAGGTGAACAACAAGGGTCCGACTCGACTGCGGCAGGCAACAGTACAGCTGAGGAAGCCTCATTTGATTATGCGGATGTAAAGATTGGCGTACTCGGTCATATGCAGAGCGGAGAGACGCTCGATGCACTGACCGTTTATATGGACGCTTTGTCGGAGGAAGTGGGTTTCTCATATGAGTATGTCGTAGGAAGCAGCTACGATGAGCAGACCAACATAACAGCCGTGCAGAATTTGATTGCATCTGGAGTGGACGGGATTATTCTGGCGATAGACAGCGGAACACCGGCGATTTTGCAGGAGTGTGAGGCTGCAGGTGTATTCCTATCCGCATTCATCACAGACATGGATAGCAGTTTTGATGAGTTAAAGTCAAGTGACTATTATTTGGGAAATGTGAATGATGGCCTGTACGATACTTCCTCAATTGGAGAAAAAGCTGCCGAGTTAGTAATCGAAGATGGTAATACGACCGTAGGCATCGTAACCTTCCCATTACTATACTTCCCACAGAAAAGTGCGGCAATCCAAGCGTTTACGGAAACAATTGAAAGCCATAATGACACTGCGACCGAACCTATTGAAATCTATGAGACTCAGGAGTTAAGTTTTAGTGCATTGGAAGATACATATTTTAATAATTATCCTGAATTAGACTCTATTTTTAGCTTAGCGAGTGGTTTTGTGCATCCGACTATGGTAAGCGCAGATAAGACAGATGTTGATTTGTATACCACAGGATTTAAAAAAGATGATTTAGACGCATTTGAAAATGGCGAAATGAGAATGATGACGTTATCGAATGTCGAAGTTGTAGCCCTTCCTGTTGCGATGATTCTTAATGCTGTGGCAGAGAAACCCTTTGCTGATCAACCAGAAGAAGCAGAGCGTATCGATACTTCAGTGGTTTTTGTAACCAACGATGAAGAGTTAACAGCTCTGGAGGAAAAATGTTTCTACTTCACCGCAGATATAGACCAATCTTTCATTTCTCCGGAAGACTTCACGCAATATCTTACTGCATATAATCCAGATGCAAGCTATGAGGAGCTCAAAGAAGTACTTGTGAACATGTCTATGGAAGATTTGATGGCCAAATGA